The following coding sequences are from one Poecile atricapillus isolate bPoeAtr1 chromosome 28, bPoeAtr1.hap1, whole genome shotgun sequence window:
- the LOC131589340 gene encoding nuclear receptor ROR-beta-like isoform X2 yields MSRDAVKFGRMSKKQRDSLYAEVQKHQQSQEQSGGTKDEPEPLSRVYTTSVSSGLSDLDDISTLSDGLLFDFPLTPDGSSTYYNLDLLASAQPSPDQSSLDVADATLIKQESIYELMLEPALLAHGALEGAQLPPDISVLEIDRVAQNVVKSHLETCQYTTEELKRLAWSLYSPEEVRALQSKSCEAMWQQCSLQISNAIQYVVEFAKRIDGFMELCQNDQIILLKAGCLEVLLIRMIRAFNPLNNTVLFEGKFGGMQMFKSLGCDDLIGAVFELGRTLCRLQLSDEELALFTAAVLLSPDRPWLTESKKVQKLQDKIYVALQHEIQKKHSTEDKLSKMVSKLPLMKTICNLHLDKLEFFRLLHPETAMNFPPLYKEVFNSELQYSDPRES; encoded by the exons ATGTCCCGCGATG CGGTGAAGTTCGGCCGCATGTCCAAGAAGCAGCGGGACAGCCTCTACGCCGAGGTGCAGAAgcaccagcagagccaggagcagagcGGTGGCACCAAGGATGAGCCCGAGCCCCTGAGCCGTGTCTACACCACGAGCGTCAGCAGCGGCCTCTCGGACCTGGACGACATCTCCACGCTGTCGGACGGGCTCCTCTTCGACTTCCCCCTGACCCCCGATGGCAGCAGCACCTACTACAACCTGGACCTGCTGGCCTCGGCACAGCCCTCGCCCGACCAGTCCAGCCTGGACGTGGCCGATGCCACGCTCATCAAGCAGGAGTCCATCTACGAGCTGATGCTGGAGCCGGCACTGTTGGCTCACGGGGCGCTGGAGGGTGCCCAGCTGCCCCCTGACATCTCTGTCCTGGAGATCG ACCGGGTGGCCCAGAACGTGGTGAAGTCTCACCTGGAGACGTGCCAGTACACAACAGAGGAGCTCAAGCGCCTGGCCTGGAGCCTCTACTCCCCCGAGGAGGTCCGTGCCCTGCAGAGCAAG AGCTGCGAGGCCATGTGGCAGCAGTGCTCGCTGCAGATCTCCAACGCCATCCAGTACGTGGTGGAGTTCGCCAAGCGCATCGACGGCTTCATGGAGCTCTGCCAGAATGACCAGATCATCCTCCTGAAAGCCG GTTGCCTCGAGGTGCTCCTGATCCGCATGATCCGTGCGTTCAACCCCTTGAACAACACCGTCCTCTTCGAGGGCAAGTTCGGTGGGATGCAGATGTTCAAATCTCTCG gctgtgACGACCTCATCGGTGCCGTCTTCGAGCTGGGGAGGACCCTGTGCCGCCTGCAGCTGTCAGACGAGGAGCTCGCCCtcttcactgctgctgtcctgctctccccag ACCGCCCGTGGCTGACCGAGTCCAAGAAGGTGCAAAAGCTCCAGGACAAGATCTACGTGGCCCTGCAGCACGAGATCCAGAAGAAACACTCCACCGAGGACAAGCTCTCGAAG ATGGTTTCCAAGCTGCCCTTGATGAAGACCATTTGCAACCTGCACTTGGACAAGTTGGAATTTTTCCGTCTCCTGCACCCGGAGACTGCCATGAACTTCCCCCCCCTCTATAAGGAGGTTTTCAACTCGGAGCTTCAGTACAGCGACCCCCGGGAGAGCTAA
- the LOC131589340 gene encoding nuclear receptor ROR-beta-like isoform X1, translating to MRAQIEVIPCKICGDKSSGIHYGVITCEGCKGFFRRSQQNNASYSCSRQRNCLIDRTNRNRCQHCRLQKCLALGMSRDAVKFGRMSKKQRDSLYAEVQKHQQSQEQSGGTKDEPEPLSRVYTTSVSSGLSDLDDISTLSDGLLFDFPLTPDGSSTYYNLDLLASAQPSPDQSSLDVADATLIKQESIYELMLEPALLAHGALEGAQLPPDISVLEIDRVAQNVVKSHLETCQYTTEELKRLAWSLYSPEEVRALQSKSCEAMWQQCSLQISNAIQYVVEFAKRIDGFMELCQNDQIILLKAGCLEVLLIRMIRAFNPLNNTVLFEGKFGGMQMFKSLGCDDLIGAVFELGRTLCRLQLSDEELALFTAAVLLSPDRPWLTESKKVQKLQDKIYVALQHEIQKKHSTEDKLSKMVSKLPLMKTICNLHLDKLEFFRLLHPETAMNFPPLYKEVFNSELQYSDPRES from the exons ATGCGAG cccaaATCGAGGTGATCCCGTGCAAGATCTGCGGAGACAAATCCTCAGGGATCCACTATGGTGTCATCACCTGTGAAGGCTGCAAG GGTTTCTTTCGGAGGAGCCAGCAGAACAACGCCAGCTACTCCTGCTCCCGGCAGAGGAACTGCCTGATCGACCGCACCAACCGCAACCGCTGCCAGCACTGCCGCCTGCAGAAATGCCTGGCCCTGGGCATGTCCCGCGATG CGGTGAAGTTCGGCCGCATGTCCAAGAAGCAGCGGGACAGCCTCTACGCCGAGGTGCAGAAgcaccagcagagccaggagcagagcGGTGGCACCAAGGATGAGCCCGAGCCCCTGAGCCGTGTCTACACCACGAGCGTCAGCAGCGGCCTCTCGGACCTGGACGACATCTCCACGCTGTCGGACGGGCTCCTCTTCGACTTCCCCCTGACCCCCGATGGCAGCAGCACCTACTACAACCTGGACCTGCTGGCCTCGGCACAGCCCTCGCCCGACCAGTCCAGCCTGGACGTGGCCGATGCCACGCTCATCAAGCAGGAGTCCATCTACGAGCTGATGCTGGAGCCGGCACTGTTGGCTCACGGGGCGCTGGAGGGTGCCCAGCTGCCCCCTGACATCTCTGTCCTGGAGATCG ACCGGGTGGCCCAGAACGTGGTGAAGTCTCACCTGGAGACGTGCCAGTACACAACAGAGGAGCTCAAGCGCCTGGCCTGGAGCCTCTACTCCCCCGAGGAGGTCCGTGCCCTGCAGAGCAAG AGCTGCGAGGCCATGTGGCAGCAGTGCTCGCTGCAGATCTCCAACGCCATCCAGTACGTGGTGGAGTTCGCCAAGCGCATCGACGGCTTCATGGAGCTCTGCCAGAATGACCAGATCATCCTCCTGAAAGCCG GTTGCCTCGAGGTGCTCCTGATCCGCATGATCCGTGCGTTCAACCCCTTGAACAACACCGTCCTCTTCGAGGGCAAGTTCGGTGGGATGCAGATGTTCAAATCTCTCG gctgtgACGACCTCATCGGTGCCGTCTTCGAGCTGGGGAGGACCCTGTGCCGCCTGCAGCTGTCAGACGAGGAGCTCGCCCtcttcactgctgctgtcctgctctccccag ACCGCCCGTGGCTGACCGAGTCCAAGAAGGTGCAAAAGCTCCAGGACAAGATCTACGTGGCCCTGCAGCACGAGATCCAGAAGAAACACTCCACCGAGGACAAGCTCTCGAAG ATGGTTTCCAAGCTGCCCTTGATGAAGACCATTTGCAACCTGCACTTGGACAAGTTGGAATTTTTCCGTCTCCTGCACCCGGAGACTGCCATGAACTTCCCCCCCCTCTATAAGGAGGTTTTCAACTCGGAGCTTCAGTACAGCGACCCCCGGGAGAGCTAA